A single window of Sporosarcina sp. FSL W7-1349 DNA harbors:
- a CDS encoding sodium:solute symporter family protein, which yields MLSIIFISIFFIIIFLINAKNFGVKSFDEYATARGSFGVIAISLAVFSTWYVGATFTAFAGYSVGYGFMGMYVLSYATLTMLSLYLVAEKSYIWGKKYHISTQAELMDLRYKSKAVRVIVGVAGVAFTAPWLLMEWITQGFVFSYATGGTISPVIGMLIGIVVVLAYVSFGGMKSVITANIFQGAFMFFVGITVMFYMIFKFFGGFNEGMATLVQKYPETLTFPGPGWEMPTAFWTSIIITSGLGGFMWPWVFNKIFASDSIRSIKQSALIAPIIGAVFYVVFQFLGNFLYIFETARMNPEEAFLWAAAEAGPLVMAVLSTVVMATSIATVSGIIQAMSTSISRDVAGVIKRDISEKSAITIARISVVAIGTICAFMATVDVGALINIALLTYQGIIMIFPVVLLGLYWKRANKEGALVGMIVGTIISMSLTVMNPSFIGSLGWTPGVYGLITVFVIMIIYGAAKPVEQHVEQLWTDVEDARTTKRKKIFAAKNPEAETVILSEKIK from the coding sequence ATGCTTTCCATCATTTTTATCAGCATATTTTTTATCATCATTTTCCTGATTAATGCCAAAAACTTTGGTGTTAAGAGTTTTGATGAATATGCTACTGCGCGAGGTAGCTTTGGTGTGATTGCCATATCTCTAGCTGTATTTTCTACTTGGTATGTAGGGGCAACCTTTACAGCGTTTGCAGGGTATTCGGTTGGTTATGGTTTTATGGGGATGTATGTGTTGTCCTACGCTACTTTAACTATGCTTTCCTTGTATTTAGTTGCAGAGAAAAGCTATATTTGGGGCAAAAAGTATCATATCAGTACGCAAGCCGAATTGATGGATTTGCGTTATAAAAGCAAAGCTGTCCGTGTCATTGTAGGAGTGGCCGGGGTTGCTTTTACGGCTCCTTGGCTGTTGATGGAATGGATTACCCAAGGGTTTGTCTTTAGTTATGCGACTGGAGGAACTATCAGTCCAGTCATCGGGATGCTCATTGGTATTGTTGTAGTTTTGGCGTACGTCTCTTTCGGAGGCATGAAATCAGTAATTACGGCTAATATTTTCCAAGGTGCTTTCATGTTCTTTGTTGGAATTACAGTCATGTTTTATATGATCTTTAAATTTTTTGGTGGATTCAATGAAGGGATGGCGACCCTAGTTCAAAAATATCCGGAAACCCTTACTTTTCCAGGGCCGGGATGGGAAATGCCTACAGCTTTCTGGACATCCATCATCATCACCAGTGGTTTAGGCGGTTTTATGTGGCCATGGGTGTTTAATAAAATATTTGCATCGGATAGTATTCGGTCTATTAAACAATCGGCCCTAATTGCTCCGATTATTGGGGCGGTATTCTATGTAGTATTCCAATTCTTGGGGAACTTCTTATATATTTTCGAAACAGCGAGAATGAACCCGGAAGAAGCATTTTTATGGGCAGCGGCAGAGGCGGGGCCTTTGGTCATGGCGGTCTTGTCTACAGTCGTAATGGCTACCAGTATTGCTACGGTTAGCGGCATCATTCAAGCGATGTCGACCTCCATTTCGCGTGATGTAGCTGGAGTAATCAAAAGAGACATTTCAGAAAAGAGTGCCATTACAATTGCCCGAATTTCTGTAGTGGCCATAGGAACAATCTGCGCCTTTATGGCAACGGTTGATGTAGGGGCCCTCATCAATATTGCCCTGTTAACTTATCAGGGGATAATCATGATTTTTCCAGTAGTTTTACTTGGTCTCTATTGGAAGAGAGCTAATAAAGAAGGGGCTTTGGTTGGCATGATTGTAGGAACCATCATCTCTATGTCTCTAACGGTTATGAATCCTTCTTTTATTGGGAGTTTAGGGTGGACGCCGGGGGTATATGGTTTGATTACCGTCTTTGTCATTATGATTATCTACGGTGCAGCAAAGCCAGTTGAGCAACATGTTGAACAATTATGGACGGATGTTGAGGATGCCAGAACAACGAAAAGAAAGAAGATTTTTGCAGCAAAAAATCCAGAAGCAGAAACCGTCATCTTATCAGAAAAAATTAAATAA
- a CDS encoding mycofactocin-coupled SDR family oxidoreductase, whose translation MGELNGKVALITGGARGMGKLYALKFAEEGADIVITDINSAVETVPYELSNKSVMDETLEEIREKGVKAIGIIADVRNEEQVQRAVEKTIESFQKIDILITNAGILTYNKIWEMPEQQWDEMIEICLKGTFLACKHVIPHMIDQQQGKIICISSVNGLRGGKQVGHYVAAKHGVLGLVKSMAMEVGEYGIHVNAICPTAVDTTMANNQATYDRLANKKGATRGEATPAFGTHHVFPDQDFINPEDVVNTALYLASDKAKNISGNYIAVDAGYLTM comes from the coding sequence TTGGGAGAATTAAATGGAAAAGTTGCATTGATCACGGGTGGAGCAAGAGGAATGGGCAAGCTATATGCTTTGAAATTTGCTGAAGAAGGAGCCGATATCGTTATTACCGATATCAATAGCGCCGTTGAAACGGTTCCATATGAACTGTCCAATAAATCTGTTATGGATGAGACACTGGAAGAGATACGGGAAAAGGGTGTTAAAGCAATTGGGATTATCGCTGACGTGCGAAATGAAGAACAGGTTCAGCGAGCTGTCGAGAAGACCATTGAATCATTCCAAAAAATTGATATTCTCATAACGAATGCCGGTATTTTGACTTACAACAAGATATGGGAAATGCCAGAACAACAATGGGATGAAATGATTGAAATTTGCTTAAAAGGAACGTTTTTAGCTTGTAAGCATGTAATCCCTCATATGATTGACCAACAACAAGGAAAAATCATTTGTATCTCTTCTGTTAATGGTCTTCGTGGAGGAAAGCAGGTAGGACATTATGTTGCAGCAAAGCATGGTGTGTTAGGGTTAGTGAAATCAATGGCTATGGAGGTCGGAGAATATGGAATCCATGTAAATGCGATTTGCCCGACAGCTGTTGATACAACCATGGCGAATAATCAAGCCACCTATGATAGACTTGCCAATAAAAAAGGAGCTACTAGGGGGGAGGCAACTCCTGCGTTCGGCACACATCATGTATTTCCGGATCAAGACTTTATTAACCCGGAAGATGTCGTAAATACAGCATTATATTTAGCTTCTGATAAAGCGAAAAATATATCTGGAAATTATATTGCAGTGGATGCGGGCTATTTAACAATGTGA
- a CDS encoding SDR family NAD(P)-dependent oxidoreductase, with protein MLRLQNKVVVITGAAQGIGKFAALKCGKEGAKLVISDANEEKLKLTKQELEESDIEVEAVVCDVTSEQEIASLYEKAIERFGGITTVVNNAGIFLNNTVETMQVDDFEKISNVNIKSVMLSTKYAAPYLKKTEGASIVNLASISGLIGTKNHNLYIMTKHAVVGITRSSAVELAEFGVRVNAVCPGLTDTNMAQQLIDGDGGGEEIRNLYENAYPLGRLGKPEEIANTIAFLASDEASFISGAMIPVDGGYTAT; from the coding sequence ATGCTTAGACTTCAGAATAAAGTAGTAGTAATTACAGGCGCCGCACAAGGCATTGGAAAGTTCGCAGCTCTAAAATGCGGAAAAGAAGGGGCAAAATTAGTTATTTCTGATGCAAATGAAGAAAAATTAAAGTTAACGAAACAAGAATTAGAAGAGTCGGATATAGAGGTTGAGGCCGTAGTTTGCGATGTGACGAGTGAACAAGAAATTGCCTCGCTTTATGAGAAGGCAATTGAAAGGTTTGGAGGAATCACAACGGTTGTCAACAATGCTGGTATTTTCCTCAATAATACGGTAGAAACAATGCAAGTCGATGATTTTGAAAAAATCTCCAACGTAAATATTAAGTCTGTCATGCTTAGTACAAAATACGCTGCGCCTTATTTAAAAAAGACGGAGGGCGCCTCGATTGTGAATCTGGCTTCCATTTCGGGGTTAATAGGAACAAAAAATCATAATTTATACATCATGACCAAACATGCCGTTGTAGGAATCACGAGAAGTTCGGCAGTAGAGTTGGCCGAGTTCGGTGTTCGAGTCAATGCCGTCTGCCCGGGCTTGACCGACACAAATATGGCGCAACAACTGATCGATGGGGATGGAGGCGGAGAAGAAATCCGTAATTTGTATGAGAATGCGTACCCGTTAGGAAGATTAGGAAAGCCAGAAGAAATCGCAAACACAATTGCCTTTCTAGCATCAGATGAAGCATCCTTCATTTCAGGGGCTATGATTCCTGTGGACGGCGGTTATACGGCCACTTAA
- a CDS encoding ArgE/DapE family deacylase, producing MTKKALVNTKEEVINQIEAMREELLTLTSEMVQIPSINPSYDGVDKVAVLGGEKKVQEYLYPKFKEICDEVDMWEVEKERPNLVGTIKGTGNGKSLIFNGHIDVVPPGPAEEWKFKDPFSGKIEDGKLYGRGACDMKGGIAAQYIAAKALKKLGIQLKGDLLLETVVGEETMEHELGTSATVDRGYTADAAIVSEPSGPPENLAIVPASPGLIRLHVTVKGKTTHASVRREFVRAGGKHSEVGINAVDKAMYIIESLKQLEDEWGFTKRHELFEPGHFTIHPGIIHGKSHDVDLPFVVSDYCTIQYAVWYHPDESFEEVQKEITEHVMRAAQNDLWLRENPPKLEFLLNWPAFNVPKDHPITQATVEAHEEVTGQPAKVLGFAAVADASFLNERGIPSIIYGPGSILVAHAVDEYVEVEELITAAKTYALVAMEWCGIED from the coding sequence ATGACAAAGAAAGCGTTAGTGAATACGAAGGAAGAAGTAATTAATCAAATTGAAGCCATGCGAGAAGAACTACTTACATTGACGAGTGAAATGGTACAGATTCCAAGTATTAACCCTAGTTACGATGGTGTCGACAAAGTGGCGGTTCTTGGTGGAGAAAAAAAAGTCCAAGAGTATTTATATCCCAAATTTAAAGAAATCTGCGATGAAGTAGATATGTGGGAAGTAGAAAAAGAAAGGCCGAATTTAGTTGGGACAATAAAAGGAACAGGAAATGGAAAATCACTAATATTTAACGGTCATATTGACGTTGTTCCTCCAGGGCCGGCGGAAGAATGGAAGTTCAAAGATCCTTTTTCAGGGAAAATTGAAGATGGCAAATTATACGGTCGAGGTGCTTGTGATATGAAAGGCGGCATAGCAGCACAATATATAGCTGCTAAAGCCTTGAAAAAATTAGGAATCCAGTTAAAGGGGGATTTACTACTTGAAACAGTGGTAGGGGAAGAAACAATGGAACATGAATTGGGAACCTCCGCAACCGTAGATCGTGGATATACCGCAGATGCGGCGATTGTATCCGAACCTTCGGGACCACCAGAAAACTTGGCAATCGTACCCGCAAGTCCAGGTTTGATTCGCCTGCATGTTACGGTAAAAGGAAAAACGACACATGCATCGGTTCGAAGAGAATTTGTTCGTGCCGGTGGCAAGCACAGTGAAGTAGGGATTAATGCAGTTGATAAAGCAATGTATATCATCGAATCACTAAAACAATTAGAAGACGAATGGGGTTTCACGAAGAGACATGAACTGTTCGAGCCAGGACATTTTACGATTCACCCCGGAATCATTCATGGAAAGTCACATGATGTTGACTTACCATTCGTTGTGTCCGATTATTGTACGATTCAGTATGCGGTTTGGTACCACCCGGATGAAAGTTTTGAAGAAGTTCAAAAAGAAATTACAGAACATGTAATGAGAGCCGCACAAAATGATCTTTGGCTAAGAGAAAACCCTCCAAAATTAGAGTTTTTATTAAACTGGCCAGCCTTCAATGTTCCGAAAGATCACCCAATCACTCAAGCGACAGTCGAAGCCCATGAAGAAGTGACTGGCCAACCGGCAAAAGTTCTTGGATTTGCTGCTGTGGCTGATGCCTCATTTTTAAATGAGCGGGGCATTCCAAGTATTATCTATGGGCCGGGAAGTATTTTAGTTGCACACGCGGTAGATGAATATGTGGAGGTAGAAGAATTGATTACAGCTGCAAAAACCTATGCCCTGGTGGCAATGGAATGGTGTGGAATTGAAGATTAA